In Aythya fuligula isolate bAytFul2 chromosome 14, bAytFul2.pri, whole genome shotgun sequence, the following proteins share a genomic window:
- the SH3TC2 gene encoding SH3 domain and tetratricopeptide repeat-containing protein 2 isoform X2: MLEEPWRAVPAGEECESCCPRSPLLLPRWDRLQRAATERRGPWWLGTTMASGRAGAPEPNGAATEAAEGLPDTSSVLLAVGESFPAEISLFFSVESRSSRCLNSQLQEAARKKLWALESDDRAVRALFKELSARLVCVQAQEDRFLLTFKTLEEVWKFSTYLALGYVGSCLEQLLFGQEYWLNCALMEDTAIRVSMDEDRLATIYLGLLLQEGNFFSRAVPGVCQPEEGEEGLRLRRNELIHVKNVGEESTWEGVSLLTGQRGLVPVAALEPVPHPFYQWFLKNYAVSFGISQEISGATSQPIVKGRCTATEDHKGAAWDELSFSEGDSIEIIGFLIPGLPWFVGKSLSSGNIGFVPTRCINATACEPLGKGLVFLSEEEKSPLLRIPCNGGEQYFATLLGELARTDITSVYRLDGFEPTAMFPKVPSEAVLHGGKDIQLLQSWEEINGLATASTSEQSSPGSELASATLEDVLLDKLDDFDDPKFFIDLNAGHMEDADVFDPILTFLNHESYVPSFQSLYDMSFSFLNSTFYGFSDEDELVLYLETSRNWAKRTHAIWAHVRLCFLLGKLCIRKVKFSQARVYFEEALSTLDRGFGDLPLLAALHVNLASIYLKQNMKNKFSSLLGKTVTLLVCLPGRPFSSENELEVMVYVLREAIAVGNAPLEARVCFFIVKLFLQLGKTDEVLPFAEHLQCLTTTFLSQDAGAVPLDVTPILSYLYDKKYLPNIALASARLFVPSGTKGAPTPIWRAGFILQTTSKLLGSQPERSSIPALACSYLQQALRFSCESRAVPTQRTLCTILSRLHLQHGLLHGALHHAARAVAFSRLMGEEEAFESSLSLGWTYLLNSQPSPAAEIMGQLLQSLHGTDSVTQGGAVHNLLAIALKGEGRVQKAAENYLRALHKAKETGNKRNQAIALANLGQLSLSHGASQLSELYLLQSAQLYAELQGCQDPELEAVQVLLWLAQAMVKRQKVEDGKLCYELALGFALKWRNVRSQLHVTEALCHFYSEVSPNLQACITYHEHWVSLAQQLQDREMEGDVRQTLSQLYQDLDTSEALRRSLDCTKQSLRIFIDLEETGKAAEAWLQAGRLYYLMQEDELVEMYFQAAIQTALKSENFSLAMELYEKAGDTFFNGSRNRDRAVEFYRGGAVPLARKLKALKTELRLFNKLAELQIGLQGYEKALEFATLAARLSIRMYEMAEDCYLKTLALRSPVLQCSGEALYYSKVYCHLGNLTLHKLKDEQDAAAYFLLALAAATELGDQELQGRIHAKLADIPRVTLGPVGTPGCATYRARWLSEGGHVV; the protein is encoded by the exons ATGCTGGAGGAGCCCTGGCGGGCTGTGCCGGCAG GCGAAGAGTGTGAGTCCTGCTGCCCCCGCTcgcccctgctcctgccccgctGGGACCGCCTGCAGCGCGCCGCCACCGAGCGCCGGGGACCATGGTGGCTTGGGACGACCATGGCATCAG GTAGGGCTGGGGCACCAGAGCCAAATGGTGCAGCTACTGAGGCAGCAGAAGGCTTGCCGGACACCTCCTCGGTGCTGCTGGCCGTCGGGGAGAGCTTCCCCGCAG AGATTTCACTCTTCTTCTCCGTGGAGAGCCGCTCCTCCCGGTGCCTCAAttcccagctgcaggaagctgcCAGGAAGAAACTGTGGGCCCTGGAGAGTGACGACAGAGCGGTCCGTGCCCTCTTCAAG GAGCTGTCAGCCAGGCTGGTGTGTGTACAAGCACAGGAAGATCGGTTCCTGCTCACCTTCAAAACCCTGGAGGAAGTCTGGAAGTTCTCCACGTACCTAGCTTTAG GCTATGTGGGCAGCTGCTTGGAGCAGCTTCTCTTTGGCCAGGAGTACTGGCTGAACTGTGCTCTGATGGAGGACACGGCGATCAGAGTTAGCATGGATGAAGATCGCTTGGCCACCATCTACCTGggtctgctgctgcaggaag GtaactttttttccagagcagtgCCCGGTGTCTGCCAGcctgaggagggagaggaaggccTGCGGCTCCGCAGGAACGAGCTGATCCACGTGAAGAACGTTGGAGAGGAGTCCACGTGGGAAGGGGTGTCCTTGCTGACAGGGCAACGAGGGCTGGTGCCTGTGGCAGCTCTCGAGCCCGTTCCTCACCCATTTTACCA GTGGTTCCTGAAGAATTATGCCGTGAGTTTTGGCATCTCCCAGGAGATCAGTGGGGCGACCTCTCAACCGATTG TGAAAGGCAGGTGCACAGCCACAGAGGACCATAAAGGAGCAGCATGGGATGAACTGAGTTTCTCTGAGGGAGACAGCATAGAAATCATCGGCTTCCTCATTCCAGGACTCCCGTGGTTTGTGGGCAAATCCCTGAGCAGCGGCAACATCGGCTTTGTCCCAACACGATGCATAAATGCCACGGCTTGTGAACCCTT GGGAAAGGGTTTGGTGTTTCTGAGCGAAGAGGAAAAATCCCCCCTCCTGCGCATCCCCTGCAATGGGGGTGAGCAGTACTTCGCCACCCTCCTGGGCGAGCTGGCACGCACAGACATCACCTCCGTGTACCGGCTGG ATGGTTTTGAACCCACAGCCATGTTCCCCAAGGTGCCATCAG AGGCTGTTCTCCATGGTGGTAAGGATatccagctgctccagtcctGGGAGGAAATAAATGGCCTGGCTACAGCTAGCACCTCCGAGCAGTCTAGCCCTGGGAGTGAATTGGCCTCTGCTACGTTGGAAGATGTTCTCCTGGACAAGCTGGATGACTTTGATGATCCCAAGTTCTTTATTGACCTGAATGCTGGACACATGGAAGACGCCGATGTCTTTGACCCCATACTGACCTTCCTTAACCACGAGAGTTATGTGCCCAGTTTTCAAAGCCTCTACGATAtgagtttttcctttctcaactCCACTTTTTATGGTTTCTCTGATGAAGACGAACTGGTCTTGTACCTTGAAACGTCCAGGAACTGGGCTAAGAGGACTCACGCAATTTGGGCTCATGTGAGGCTCTGTTTCCTCTTGGGCAAGCTCTGCATCAGAAAGGTCAAGTTCTCCCAGGCTCGAGTCTATTTCGAGGAAGCCCTGAGCACCCTGGACAGGGGCTTTGGGGACCTGCCCCTGCTGGCTGCCTTGCACGTGAACCTCGCTTCCATCTACCTGAAACAGAACATGAAGAACAAATTCTCCTCCTTGCTGGGCAAAACGGTGACCTTGCTCGTCTGCTTGCCTGGCCGCCCTTTTAGCTCTGAGAACGAGCTGGAAGTCATGGTGTACGTGCTGAGGGAAGCCATTGCCGTGGGCAATGCTCCCCTGGAGGCACGGGTCTGCTTCTTTATTGTCAAGCTCTTCCTACAGCTGGGAAAAACCGATGAGGTGCTGCCCTTTGCTGAGCAtctccagtgtctcaccaccaCGTTTCTCAGCCAAGACGCTGGCGCTGTGCCGCTGGATGTCACCCCCATCTTGAGCTACCTGTACGACAAGAAGTACTTGCCAAACATTGCGCTGGCCTCTGCCAGGCTCTTTGTTCCCAGCGGCACCAAGGGGGCACCAACGCCCATTTGGAGAGCTGGCTTCATCCTCCAAACTACATCCAAGCTCCTGGGAAGCCAACCGGAGAGGAGCAGCATCCCGGCGCTGGCTTGTTCCTACCTCCAGCAGGCCCTGCGCTTCTCCTGCGagagccgtgccgtgcccacCCAGAGGACGCTGTGCACCATCTTGTCCCGGCTGCACCTCCAGCATGGCCTGCTGCACGGGGCGCTCCACCACGCTGCCAGGGCCGTGGCCTTCAGCAGGCTGATGGGTGAGGAGGAGGCCTTTGAGTCTTCCCTCTCCCTGGGGTGGACGTATCTCCTGAACAGCCAGCCGAGCCCAGCCGCAGAGAtcatggggcagctcctgcagtccCTGCACGGGACAGACAGCGTGACGCAGGGGGGGGCCGTGCACAACCTCCTGGCCATTGCCCTCAAAGGGGAAGGACGGGTGCAGAAGGCTGCGGAGAACTACCTCCGGGCTCTGCACAAGGCCAAGGAGACGGGCAACAAGAGGAACCAGGCCATCGCCCTGGCCAACCTGGGGCAGCTGAGCCTCTCGCATGGAGCAAGCCAGCTGTCTGAGCTCTACCTGCTGCAGTCCGCTCAGCTCTACGCCGAATTGCAGGGCTGCCAGGATCCAGAGCTGGAGGCAgtgcaggtgctgctgtggctggcGCAGGCCATGGTGAAGAGACAGAAAGTGGAAGATGGCAAACTCTGCTATGAACTGGCGCTGGGTTTTGCCCTGAAGTGGCGTAACGTGAGGA GTCAGCTCCACGTCACGGAGGCTCTCTGCCATTTCTACAGCGAGGTGTCCCCCAACCTCCAGGCCTGCATCACCTACCACGAGCACTGGGTGTCTCtggcccagcagctccaggacagAGAGATGGAAGGTGATGTTCGGCAGACCCTCAGCCAGCTCTACCAGGATTTGGACACCTCCGA GGCTTTGAGAAGGTCTCTGGACTGCACCAAGCAGAGCCTAAGGATCTTCATCGACCTGGAGGAGACTGGCAAGGCGGCAGaggcctggctgcaggcaggaaggcTCTACTACCTTATGCAGGAAGATGAGCTGGTGGAAATGTACTTCCAG GCAGCCATTCAGACAGCTCTGAAGTCTGAGAACTTCTCCTTGGCCATGGAGCTTTATGAAAAAGCAGGCGATACCTTTTTCAATGGCAGCCGAAACAGAGACCGAGCAGTGGAGTTTTACAGG gGTGGCGCTGTGCCCTTGGCCAGGAAGCTAAAAGCCCTTAAAACAGAGCTACGGCTGTTCAAcaagctggcagagctgcagattGGGCTGCAAGGCTACGAGAAGGCATTGGAGTTTGCCACGCTGGCAGCCCGGCTGAGCATCAGG ATGTATGAGATGGCAGAAGACTGCTACCTGAAGACTCTCGCCCTGCGCTCCCCCGTGCTGCAGTGCTCTGGAGAGGCTCTGTACTACTCCAAGGTGTATTGCCACCTTGGCAACCTCACCCTGCACAAACTGAAG GATGAACAGGATGCAGCAGCCTACTTCCTTCTGGCCCTCGCTGCGGCGACCGAGCTGGGAGACCAGGAGCTACAAGGCCGCATTCACGCCAAGCTGGCTGACATCCCCAGGGTCACTCTGGGGCCCGTGGGCACGCCGGGCTGTGCCACGTACCGGGCCCGGTGGCTGAGCGAAGGCGGCCACGTCGTCTGA
- the SH3TC2 gene encoding SH3 domain and tetratricopeptide repeat-containing protein 2 isoform X1 → MLEEPWRAVPAGEECESCCPRSPLLLPRWDRLQRAATERRGPWWLGTTMASGRAGAPEPNGAATEAAEGLPDTSSVLLAVGESFPAEISLFFSVESRSSRCLNSQLQEAARKKLWALESDDRAVRALFKELSARLVCVQAQEDRFLLTFKTLEEVWKFSTYLALGYVGSCLEQLLFGQEYWLNCALMEDTAIRVSMDEDRLATIYLGLLLQEGNFFSRAVPGVCQPEEGEEGLRLRRNELIHVKNVGEESTWEGVSLLTGQRGLVPVAALEPVPHPFYQWFLKNYAVSFGISQEISGATSQPIVKGRCTATEDHKGAAWDELSFSEGDSIEIIGFLIPGLPWFVGKSLSSGNIGFVPTRCINATACEPLGKGLVFLSEEEKSPLLRIPCNGGEQYFATLLGELARTDITSVYRLDGFEPTAMFPKVPSEAVLHGGKDIQLLQSWEEINGLATASTSEQSSPGSELASATLEDVLLDKLDDFDDPKFFIDLNAGHMEDADVFDPILTFLNHESYVPSFQSLYDMSFSFLNSTFYGFSDEDELVLYLETSRNWAKRTHAIWAHVRLCFLLGKLCIRKVKFSQARVYFEEALSTLDRGFGDLPLLAALHVNLASIYLKQNMKNKFSSLLGKTVTLLVCLPGRPFSSENELEVMVYVLREAIAVGNAPLEARVCFFIVKLFLQLGKTDEVLPFAEHLQCLTTTFLSQDAGAVPLDVTPILSYLYDKKYLPNIALASARLFVPSGTKGAPTPIWRAGFILQTTSKLLGSQPERSSIPALACSYLQQALRFSCESRAVPTQRTLCTILSRLHLQHGLLHGALHHAARAVAFSRLMGEEEAFESSLSLGWTYLLNSQPSPAAEIMGQLLQSLHGTDSVTQGGAVHNLLAIALKGEGRVQKAAENYLRALHKAKETGNKRNQAIALANLGQLSLSHGASQLSELYLLQSAQLYAELQGCQDPELEAVQVLLWLAQAMVKRQKVEDGKLCYELALGFALKWRNVRSQLHVTEALCHFYSEVSPNLQACITYHEHWVSLAQQLQDREMEGDVRQTLSQLYQDLDTSEALRRSLDCTKQSLRIFIDLEETGKAAEAWLQAGRLYYLMQEDELVEMYFQAAIQTALKSENFSLAMELYEKAGDTFFNGSRNRDRAVEFYRGGAVPLARKLKALKTELRLFNKLAELQIGLQGYEKALEFATLAARLSIRVGDQLQELVAFHRLATAYYFLQMYEMAEDCYLKTLALRSPVLQCSGEALYYSKVYCHLGNLTLHKLKDEQDAAAYFLLALAAATELGDQELQGRIHAKLADIPRVTLGPVGTPGCATYRARWLSEGGHVV, encoded by the exons ATGCTGGAGGAGCCCTGGCGGGCTGTGCCGGCAG GCGAAGAGTGTGAGTCCTGCTGCCCCCGCTcgcccctgctcctgccccgctGGGACCGCCTGCAGCGCGCCGCCACCGAGCGCCGGGGACCATGGTGGCTTGGGACGACCATGGCATCAG GTAGGGCTGGGGCACCAGAGCCAAATGGTGCAGCTACTGAGGCAGCAGAAGGCTTGCCGGACACCTCCTCGGTGCTGCTGGCCGTCGGGGAGAGCTTCCCCGCAG AGATTTCACTCTTCTTCTCCGTGGAGAGCCGCTCCTCCCGGTGCCTCAAttcccagctgcaggaagctgcCAGGAAGAAACTGTGGGCCCTGGAGAGTGACGACAGAGCGGTCCGTGCCCTCTTCAAG GAGCTGTCAGCCAGGCTGGTGTGTGTACAAGCACAGGAAGATCGGTTCCTGCTCACCTTCAAAACCCTGGAGGAAGTCTGGAAGTTCTCCACGTACCTAGCTTTAG GCTATGTGGGCAGCTGCTTGGAGCAGCTTCTCTTTGGCCAGGAGTACTGGCTGAACTGTGCTCTGATGGAGGACACGGCGATCAGAGTTAGCATGGATGAAGATCGCTTGGCCACCATCTACCTGggtctgctgctgcaggaag GtaactttttttccagagcagtgCCCGGTGTCTGCCAGcctgaggagggagaggaaggccTGCGGCTCCGCAGGAACGAGCTGATCCACGTGAAGAACGTTGGAGAGGAGTCCACGTGGGAAGGGGTGTCCTTGCTGACAGGGCAACGAGGGCTGGTGCCTGTGGCAGCTCTCGAGCCCGTTCCTCACCCATTTTACCA GTGGTTCCTGAAGAATTATGCCGTGAGTTTTGGCATCTCCCAGGAGATCAGTGGGGCGACCTCTCAACCGATTG TGAAAGGCAGGTGCACAGCCACAGAGGACCATAAAGGAGCAGCATGGGATGAACTGAGTTTCTCTGAGGGAGACAGCATAGAAATCATCGGCTTCCTCATTCCAGGACTCCCGTGGTTTGTGGGCAAATCCCTGAGCAGCGGCAACATCGGCTTTGTCCCAACACGATGCATAAATGCCACGGCTTGTGAACCCTT GGGAAAGGGTTTGGTGTTTCTGAGCGAAGAGGAAAAATCCCCCCTCCTGCGCATCCCCTGCAATGGGGGTGAGCAGTACTTCGCCACCCTCCTGGGCGAGCTGGCACGCACAGACATCACCTCCGTGTACCGGCTGG ATGGTTTTGAACCCACAGCCATGTTCCCCAAGGTGCCATCAG AGGCTGTTCTCCATGGTGGTAAGGATatccagctgctccagtcctGGGAGGAAATAAATGGCCTGGCTACAGCTAGCACCTCCGAGCAGTCTAGCCCTGGGAGTGAATTGGCCTCTGCTACGTTGGAAGATGTTCTCCTGGACAAGCTGGATGACTTTGATGATCCCAAGTTCTTTATTGACCTGAATGCTGGACACATGGAAGACGCCGATGTCTTTGACCCCATACTGACCTTCCTTAACCACGAGAGTTATGTGCCCAGTTTTCAAAGCCTCTACGATAtgagtttttcctttctcaactCCACTTTTTATGGTTTCTCTGATGAAGACGAACTGGTCTTGTACCTTGAAACGTCCAGGAACTGGGCTAAGAGGACTCACGCAATTTGGGCTCATGTGAGGCTCTGTTTCCTCTTGGGCAAGCTCTGCATCAGAAAGGTCAAGTTCTCCCAGGCTCGAGTCTATTTCGAGGAAGCCCTGAGCACCCTGGACAGGGGCTTTGGGGACCTGCCCCTGCTGGCTGCCTTGCACGTGAACCTCGCTTCCATCTACCTGAAACAGAACATGAAGAACAAATTCTCCTCCTTGCTGGGCAAAACGGTGACCTTGCTCGTCTGCTTGCCTGGCCGCCCTTTTAGCTCTGAGAACGAGCTGGAAGTCATGGTGTACGTGCTGAGGGAAGCCATTGCCGTGGGCAATGCTCCCCTGGAGGCACGGGTCTGCTTCTTTATTGTCAAGCTCTTCCTACAGCTGGGAAAAACCGATGAGGTGCTGCCCTTTGCTGAGCAtctccagtgtctcaccaccaCGTTTCTCAGCCAAGACGCTGGCGCTGTGCCGCTGGATGTCACCCCCATCTTGAGCTACCTGTACGACAAGAAGTACTTGCCAAACATTGCGCTGGCCTCTGCCAGGCTCTTTGTTCCCAGCGGCACCAAGGGGGCACCAACGCCCATTTGGAGAGCTGGCTTCATCCTCCAAACTACATCCAAGCTCCTGGGAAGCCAACCGGAGAGGAGCAGCATCCCGGCGCTGGCTTGTTCCTACCTCCAGCAGGCCCTGCGCTTCTCCTGCGagagccgtgccgtgcccacCCAGAGGACGCTGTGCACCATCTTGTCCCGGCTGCACCTCCAGCATGGCCTGCTGCACGGGGCGCTCCACCACGCTGCCAGGGCCGTGGCCTTCAGCAGGCTGATGGGTGAGGAGGAGGCCTTTGAGTCTTCCCTCTCCCTGGGGTGGACGTATCTCCTGAACAGCCAGCCGAGCCCAGCCGCAGAGAtcatggggcagctcctgcagtccCTGCACGGGACAGACAGCGTGACGCAGGGGGGGGCCGTGCACAACCTCCTGGCCATTGCCCTCAAAGGGGAAGGACGGGTGCAGAAGGCTGCGGAGAACTACCTCCGGGCTCTGCACAAGGCCAAGGAGACGGGCAACAAGAGGAACCAGGCCATCGCCCTGGCCAACCTGGGGCAGCTGAGCCTCTCGCATGGAGCAAGCCAGCTGTCTGAGCTCTACCTGCTGCAGTCCGCTCAGCTCTACGCCGAATTGCAGGGCTGCCAGGATCCAGAGCTGGAGGCAgtgcaggtgctgctgtggctggcGCAGGCCATGGTGAAGAGACAGAAAGTGGAAGATGGCAAACTCTGCTATGAACTGGCGCTGGGTTTTGCCCTGAAGTGGCGTAACGTGAGGA GTCAGCTCCACGTCACGGAGGCTCTCTGCCATTTCTACAGCGAGGTGTCCCCCAACCTCCAGGCCTGCATCACCTACCACGAGCACTGGGTGTCTCtggcccagcagctccaggacagAGAGATGGAAGGTGATGTTCGGCAGACCCTCAGCCAGCTCTACCAGGATTTGGACACCTCCGA GGCTTTGAGAAGGTCTCTGGACTGCACCAAGCAGAGCCTAAGGATCTTCATCGACCTGGAGGAGACTGGCAAGGCGGCAGaggcctggctgcaggcaggaaggcTCTACTACCTTATGCAGGAAGATGAGCTGGTGGAAATGTACTTCCAG GCAGCCATTCAGACAGCTCTGAAGTCTGAGAACTTCTCCTTGGCCATGGAGCTTTATGAAAAAGCAGGCGATACCTTTTTCAATGGCAGCCGAAACAGAGACCGAGCAGTGGAGTTTTACAGG gGTGGCGCTGTGCCCTTGGCCAGGAAGCTAAAAGCCCTTAAAACAGAGCTACGGCTGTTCAAcaagctggcagagctgcagattGGGCTGCAAGGCTACGAGAAGGCATTGGAGTTTGCCACGCTGGCAGCCCGGCTGAGCATCAGGGTGG GAGATcaattgcaagagctggttgcaTTCCACCGCCTGGCTACAGCCTACTATTTTCTGCAGATGTATGAGATGGCAGAAGACTGCTACCTGAAGACTCTCGCCCTGCGCTCCCCCGTGCTGCAGTGCTCTGGAGAGGCTCTGTACTACTCCAAGGTGTATTGCCACCTTGGCAACCTCACCCTGCACAAACTGAAG GATGAACAGGATGCAGCAGCCTACTTCCTTCTGGCCCTCGCTGCGGCGACCGAGCTGGGAGACCAGGAGCTACAAGGCCGCATTCACGCCAAGCTGGCTGACATCCCCAGGGTCACTCTGGGGCCCGTGGGCACGCCGGGCTGTGCCACGTACCGGGCCCGGTGGCTGAGCGAAGGCGGCCACGTCGTCTGA